The Hippoglossus stenolepis isolate QCI-W04-F060 chromosome 3, HSTE1.2, whole genome shotgun sequence genomic sequence agcagcttgaCTCCTGGACTCCTGCAGCTCAAGCCTACACTTAGATCCAGTTCCcttctcagatgtgaggggtctgacttcagagctggagccacgacttcacagtgagtctctggaGAGCTTCCATAACCACcccgagtctgtaattaaagaaaaaatattaaatctgtTAGAATTAGGGGActcactgcactggttggtgttGGCGTACAAAcacagggtggtaattctagtttgacaagaaagaagaataaacaacatttcctgcttcttcagtttaaaggaacagtcagtgattctcatccaaAACACTGATTCAGTGATTGTCTCCTCACACTGTGCTAGCTgtttgctcatatatatatatatatatgtacagaATATACAATAATCTCCCTTGCACCCCACATGGTCGTATGtctgaaccctcaaactccagcagtgatcacattgcacacacacacacacacacacacacacacacacacacacacacacacacacacacacacacacacacacacacacacacacacacacacacacacacacacacagacacacacacacacacacaccactaacagtgttgaccactgcaacaccatgctgcccaaaacaatgagaatcatttaacactgagtgtatttgaagaacgactcatctacactgattgaacatgttattgatcatgtctggactctCACAGAGCTTCTTcccctgcagttcctcacagctgggactgGGGTCTCCGTCGTAATCTTTGTTCTTGGATGTGTTGAACTTCCCCAGGTCCAACCtatccagaacctcctctgacatctgcagcatgcAGGCCAGAGCTGGAGCAGTGGATCTCTTCAGAGAGTTTCTCCTGATTTGTTCTCTGACGCCAGGAACTGCTTGCATCTAAGCGATGAACTGGAGTGGCTGCTCATCTCTAGccgacagtggaagatgttgatgcttcttgtcaggagaaatgtcatcactcttcatcttcttcaggttgttgatgactctctgATGATCTTTGGATTGTTCCTGTCCCACCCAGCAGGccctcctaagactctctggttggactcagactgaggccgtgaagggAGCGACAaaaggtccagatgaccatttgtactggtgtgagggatttctccatggttctcttcaggaggtcatccaggggAAGTTACCGTGTGTGTTCCTATAGTTCtcaagaagttgttgagttctttttgtgttcctctcttggtgtaacagtgaATATGTAGACTgcacagaaactcctgaacgctcagatgaacaaagcagtagactgatcCTGAAGATCACACACTtcctcttctgaagatctcagtacaaactcctggAGTACACACCGAGGCCTCTGGGACATTAAGACCTCTACACCGCTTCCAGGTCTTCttagaacatgatgtttccttcctccagatgttcaAACGCCAGCCTCCCCCCAGCTTCAGGAGAACGCCCCCAGccagcctccgtcagctgctgtgagTCGTCTCATGTCCTCACCGTACTTGCTGTTCTTCCTCTTGTCTGAACTCAGAtggaagtgtgagtacaggcCGTCAGGTCtggggcagctctcctctctggtctgtggtcaacatgcTCCAGAACTGCAGCACTttctgatccagcagaagactgggatttgacacatgacgGGAGGCTCCTGGACGCCTTGATGTGAGATGATTccttctgctgcacagctcttcatcactgaatctcctcctgaagtactcctccttctgggccaGTGAAGCTCGCATTTCTGCAGACTGTCAACATGCAGGAGGGATCTGATGACGCCGCAGGCCCTCGggaggttatccagacgagagcagaggaagcagaTTCCCCTGGATGAGCTTGTCAGCACgctgactgatgacctctgtgtgactgaCACAACCTTCCTGCGTCGCGAAGTCCAGAGgaagtctgctttcatccaggccgcccaagatgaacaaaggtttacagacagcgaaGCTGCCTCTGCCGCGGAGCTTCGTAACGTTGATggaaacacggagcagcgtggagaagactgtgctgctggttcaCCAGTTCAGCTTCCGAacaaagcacagtcagcagatgACATCTTGGCttctaaaccctctgcccagtccagagtgaacttctgcaccgagaaggttttttCCAACGCCAGCTTTACGCCGTTGTCAGGACTTGATGCCGTttctgctggtcagttgaggctttaaagatgtcggGCACTTGATGGGAGTAAGTCGTGGAGGCTCTTTCCTGGAAGCCGTCTCAAGTTGCCTCACCTCATGctgagtattaacctcttcactctgtccctctgtgatgtagagctcagtgtagatcctggTTGAGGGAGGGtctttacttcctgtttccatcagtctcttcagtcacatgttcacatctcctcctcagactgagcttatgttcatctaaaacctcctgcagaccacgcgatctgctgaaagacaagaaacaatgtcagagacagagaatctgagaatctgctgattgttttctatcagatacagaaaaactacagaaaataaaagctttttaactttgtgcttttataacgatgttaaatgttgatgctgtatgaaggaacaaaataaaaacaacatgtgctgggatgtcagaagtgaagacatcagcagacacatgtgtacagtgctgctctgaccgcTGTCtggagctccagctcctgttctggatctttgtccacactggggatgggaggagtctcctgaagaaccagactgtcccagtatgaggtgatgcactgtctgcagaaccagtgtccacagctggtggagactggatccttcaggacgcctgacacgaagcacagcaggacgactgctcctcccCAGAAAcatgcctcctcttcctctctgtgaagacatttctgcaatcacatgtcacagtcacaggctgtcattacttctgtcaaggaggttttgttttcacctgtgcatgtttgtgtgttggttggttcgttagtggaattataaaaaaacaaacagattaccagtaaacttgtggaatgttgtggtttttttgtgaACCAGatcagagggagggggggtcctctttcacagacatgttcagaggactgatgtttaccagtgtggaatttggtgcaagatccaaataaaaatgagttCCTAGTGACTTCAAAGTGGCTCTTACAAGGAGCGGTTGTtctggtggaggtctgagctcttgagtgattctgagagatcagtcaccaacttcaatgaagctgtgtcctaatgcaggggccacactagaggaaactaaatccttcAGAGCAAGgggtcacagtagaaacagtctcttactttgtgtgtgtgagggtccaggttcacTGAAGGTTAGAGGAAGTCCCATGGACTGGTcacttcagagacacacagctggactcctggagactctgctctcagtctgtggtcctgacctctgcaaacacaaacacatgtttttattcagaacacatcattcactattcattctctgaggattcagtttggaggttcacgtgtttgtagcaggtctcttactttgtgtgatagggtccaggttcattactgaaggtTAGAGGAAGTTCCATGGActggtcactcttcagagacacacagctgaaccctggagactctgctctgtcctcctcttcctcctcataaccactcatcttcagtctgagaggaaaaacactgacactgactttgagctcaaacacacacacacaatgaatccAGGTACGTAaattcagtgtttcttcaaatatagCAGAGTCAACGCTCCTACACTGTTTCCCCGTTGTCACGGTAACCTGAGACAGTTGTAGGTTAAATGTGTTGGACTCTGCCGATCACAGCGTTGAGTCAAACTGTTGATCAGGGCCGTGCAGAGACCTTTAGAGGGGCAGGTGCTAAAATTTCAAAAGGGGCACATGGAAAAAGGCTCATATGCCGATATAACATAAAGCTAGAATTTGCTGTTGAGGGTGACTTCCTCTCTTTACGAGGCATGTTTGCACTGCAGAATGAAATATCATGAGAAAATATgatacactgaaaacacacacagaagacacacccacccacacacagtgatattgtgtttattgtgattgtgctgttgtaaatattactgttgctgctgttaaaataatattttgtcatattacAAATGTAATCCTGttctgaattcataatttattctatttttgatggtaattaaataaataaataaaacgttttGATAAATGGGAGGATGAGAAAATCACAATTCAAATACATTCAATATAAGACTTACGTCATttttttatcacacacacacacacagaaacaaaacgcCCATCAGACGTGTTttcctcaggcagcagcagcggttgGCAGATGTCTTCTAACGTTACGATATAAACCACAACCATGCATGTTCAATGTTCACTGCGTTCATGTAGAAATACACCAAACAATGAACTCTGCTACAAACCCCGTTTACCGGCGTTGCAGTTCTTCGTCCCGCTGTCTCACGGCGCTGCGCGTCCGCGGTGTCAGCGCGTGGTGGCGGGTGcggaagagggaagagggaactacaggaagaggaaagagggaacTTCAGGAAGAGCTCAGCCGAAAACTCATCATGTGACtgaggttctaatacttggccctaaacaccttagagatacattatctactgatatagctgcgctagacgacatcgcccttgcttccaatgaaacagtcaggaacttgggagtgatcttcgatcctgatttgtcctttaattctcacttaaaggggacatagcatgcccattttaccacaagttgatatggttccttggggtcttaatgaaatgtctgtaacatactttggtcaaaataccacaaggatcatataaaacagcaccctttttaccctgtataaaacagccctccaccgagcgacctgttttgagtgcctgttcctttaaatgctaatgagccagctcccccctccccctctccccccatgattttaaacgatataaattacatattttatatgatataaatgatcaaatatgcatcccatactttgtattccccttgttgtcctggagttttaattttcccaatcacataattaaatgtccccctctgcccatccactacaagcacacaagcagacagacagagagagaaagagaggtggggggctatgaagaccatcatttaccccgaaccccgacattcaacgggtacaacaacaagcggagaaagcagaatcgcgggctgaccttatatatacagtctatggggctgaccagcggagaaatgcacgtcccgtgtgaacagccaggcggctgcgcgctgaaGCGCTGCGCTGCGCTGCATGGCAGCGCTTCGCGTCGGTGTACCCGGCGAATACacggaactactgtaacccggcgtaactactgtaacccggcggaactactgtaacccggcgtaactactgtaacccggcgtaactactgtaacccggcgtacagtagagctgaacactgcggaagtcttccacacagctggcagtgtggaagaccgctgcgaggcagcgcagcgccgttctcaagcgcgcagccgcctggctgttcacacgggacgagcatttctccgcgctggtcagccccatagactgtatatataaggtcagcccgcgattctgctttctccgcttgttgttgtacccgttgaatgtcggggttcgggggttacagtagcgctgaacactgcggaatTCCTCCACACTGccggctgtgtggcgctgacacaaattccagctcacgcacgggagagcgagcggtcgctcccgagcagctgctgcagcctcccagtcccaacaatccagacaaatgccacatgtgagtgaatcgcgagctgaccagcggagaaatgctcgtcccgtgtgaacagcccggctgcgtgcttgggaacggcgctgcgctgcctcgcagcctccggtgtaaacccggaagtaacgagtgtggggggacgggggtgggccaagaccatgtagggagacttccagttccttgttacgacacaatacccaggaagcgcaatcgagtcgctcaagcatgacgtttctgacttagaggaactataacaaaacgcgcgagtgttttttccccagagtttttgggttggtagacatgccagatacccacattaacctgtagaagcactaacaaagtggaatttgcatgctatgtcccctttaaaactcatttctaggaccgccttcttccacttgcgtaatatctcaaaaatcagacatgtcctttctcaaaaagatgcagaaaactAGGCCACGCCTTTATTACATCCAGACTAGATTATtataattccttattatcaggctccagcagtaagtccTTAAAGACTGTGCAGCttgtcctaaatgctgcagcaggtgtcctgacaagaaccaagaagagagaccacatttctctagtattagcttcgctacactggcttccggttaaatctagaaaataatttaaaattctcctcctcaccttcaaggcccttaataatatggcaccattatacctcaaagagctgatagtacaTTATCAACCCACTggagcactgcgctcccagaattcaggcttacttgtcgtccctaaagtctctaaaagtagagtaggagccagagctttcagctatcaagctcctctcctgtggaatcatctcccacattcagttcgggaggcagacaacatctgtacgtttaagagtaggcttaaaaccttcctttacgataaagcttacAGTTAGAGTCGGTCCAGGCTcgtcttggacctgctcttagttctgctgctataggtccagaatgtcgggggacacatgacacacggagcttctcttcctcttttccttcctcttctccctcctcatcccaTCAAAGAAATTTAAgtctcatcaatacattttgatgCAATACATTGACTTCTTCCCCAGAGTCCCGTTGCCTTAGGGACTGaggctgcggccacatcgtggattatgatggtggatcgtgtatcagagatcgtgataataatggcggatcctgtatcgtgctggcatctgataatggtggtcgaccacgattgaggtggcagctgaagtggatcctgatggcggcagaggatcatgacgatggattgtggaATATGGTGGCAtgtgatcgtggtggctgctgaccgtggactatgattacaacaagactgcttgatgtacaatatgtctcctcagatactcgacctttactgacaataatccatcaattcattgaccttccattatgctacaaactgtttattctaaccaatgctgtaaatactcgtatctttctgatgttctctgttacacgtgacatctattgcacgtctgtccgtcctgggagagggatcctcacgtgtctctgaggtttctaccttctttttaccctgttaaaaggtttctttagtagtttttcctgactcttgttgagggttaagaacagaggatgtcacaccttgttaaactctatgagacaaattgtgatttgtgaatacgggctatacaaatacaattttattgattgatttgattgaagaGTACTGTGAGTAGGGAAACTAACTAACTATCATACTTGTCCATCCACTTCTACCTATTGTCTGTTACATTAACATGACAcagtacatttcatttacagtgTTCCCTGTTGCTCAAAAtgattttgcacattttctatTATGGGACCCCTTCTACTGCCTGTGGAAGACTGACACTAGTTCTGCCCTGAGGCATGTCCCAGTGATGTGTGTGAACACGTGGAACTTAGTTTAAGTGGACATTACACAGAGTTTACTGTCCCACCTCCCGAGTCTGTAAAGTCTTATAACCACAAGTTTCAAACTGTCAATCTTTACACTTTGATCATAGATTGTTCATAAACTAGTTTCTGACCTTTTCttgtttaaattgtgttttgcttgctgtatatttgtgtatctacacacacagtctgggcagaagagtaaaaacaaaacatgtcacagTTATAGATGTGAGTATTGATGAATTAAACGAACCCCAACAAAGTTCAGGCTGAGAATGAAGAATTTCACCAAATTTCTGGAacaaatcataatttatttTCCAGAAAACTTGATATCTCGATTcagtcaaaagtaaaaaaaaataacaactggAAAGTGTTTGTCACAGTTCATATTGTTTGGGGATATGTGCAGTCATCCAGAAATTAGGATATGTGCTGTGAATTCAGGAGGAAGACCCCGGCTCAGTCAGATGAACCCAGATCAGATGCAGTGATTAGTTTGTGTCTGTTCAAAGTGAAACGCTGAGTGGTTCTGTAGGTTGTGTGGTAAAGTGAGTGAGAGCTTATTGTTGTGTTGGTTGTTCTCAACGGATCTGCCTTCCTGAGTTCAAACATAATCTCCACTGTTCATCTGGGCCATCTTCTGTCGGAGGATCTGGATCTCCAGCTGGAGCTTctccctctccagcagcaggtttcCTCTCTTCAGCTCCAGCAGATCCTCGTCCAGGGGCACGAGGCCCACAGGTACCGACTCAACCGGCCACTGCGGTTTcacacctgcagaggaaacacacacaattcactggatcctgcagcttcatctgcacatgTTACCATGGCTGAGTTTTAAACAATACAGTAATtcagtaatttaatttaattaagtAAGCAAGCAGCGGTATCCCTCAAAAGTTCCTCTTTGCATTGTGACCATGGATACAGTTGGTAAATGCAGTTGCTCCCACTAGTTGGGATCCCTCACAGGTTTCTACGTTGTTTTCCCCCCTGGGTTAAGAACATGTAGTCCCCTGTGAGACTAACTGGGATTAGTGAATATGggttttacaaataaaatgtgattgattgatagaaaAACAACTTCTATTTAACATTCACAGTTATTTctataatcatattttatataattaccATCCTTGTCATCTATCTTGTTTACGGACTTCAGCTCCACCTCCACTGGGTAATGGTCGCTGACTTTCAGAGCCTGGAAAATAAACAGTTAATGTATTGAGTGTGAACTTGGTAACGTTGGCCTTTACTAAGTAAGTACAAACTAGAAATGTACATGCAAATCTAAAACAAACATTGTTAGATGCTGGGCTGAAAAAACGAACAGACAAATTGCTCGCACGCTGCAAGGCTTTGATTTTCAATGGACAGATGCTgccttcaaataaaaaatcattttttttacagtgttcaGACTCCATTTGAACACTTGTGGAGTTCCTTGAAAATGTCCACGAGCTGTAACATGTTTGCTGACATATTCAGAAAATGTGGCGGCCACAGAAGTTGATTTTTCTTTGGATATTAAGCTGGTATATTGTTATTTTAGTCAAGTCTTTGTGATTTTATATTACATCAGAGAAAACGTTGATGTTCCCGACagcctcatctcctctctccatctttgtgCCTTTGTATGTCCTACAATACATCACGTGTTTGCTATCTTACTAAAGTCTTAACCTCAGTAGCATGTTGCTGCAACGTTCTCATGGCTTTACCATTTGAATGCCAAGCACAGCATGTTCCCGTTTGAAGGCAGCGTTAGTCTCAAGGGTGAACCCAGGAATCACAGCCCTGCAGCGTGCAAGTCACTTTGTAGGTTCTAGCTTTCTCTACTTAGCAACAAACTCAAACCCTGAATTACACTGATCTTATGTTTTAACGCATATGAGTCACAGTGCTTCATTTTTGTCCAAAAAACGTCTTGTaacaagatgaaaataaaacagtaccCAACAAATGAACTATTTCCTCCCGTTTAAGTAAAGTTTTTGCAAAAAGCTCCAGTGTTCCGCTCAATGCTCAGAGAGTTAATGAGCCTATTTGATATCTAACTACACAGGATATCTTTTAACGATGATATAAATATCAAACGTCTGACCTGCTCGTCACTGAGTCCATAAGCCTTCTGGAAGTTGAAGGGTTTGGCAGAGTTTGGTACGATGGCCTGGAGCATGTCGTCTCCGTAGACCACGATCCTGAACACCGACGACACAGGGTTCCAGCGTCAGTCGTTCaatgaatacacacatgcattattATGTATTGATGGATTCCTATGTACATGGAATTTATATAATCTGTCAAAAATATATTAAGAAATAATGATGACGAGTTAAAGCAATTATTGTGATAAGTTGTTTGAGGCCTTTGTAAAGATTGACTTATAATAACATGCGATTCGTTTTCCTCTAGTTTCCACCACTAGTGTTTTTCTGTTACCTGTCGTATGAGTGGTCGTTCCCGGTGCTGGCCGTGGTGTCGACATCGTCTCCAATCAGCCAGTGGAAGTTCTTGTCGTTACGGATACGGATGCCCTTCATCGCTCTCTTGGAGACGTAGGAGCCATCGGCGTTGAAGTCGCCCAGGATCATCACGTTCTGGAgcacagaggagacggagagctGAATGAATCTGAGTCCCTATGAGGTGAAGTCTGCCCTCGTCTGCTTATTGAATTCTCCCTGAAACAGCTGAAAAGGTTTTTCTCTACTGCCTGAAGATCTGAAGAGAagttacaattttattttattttatgtcccATCCTCGAACATGGTTTAGGGtcgatactgcagccagccaccagggggcaacccagatgttttggtttcattaaGGGGGATTTGTCCCTGGTCAACACCGTCACACAGATGATCCTTACATCAGTGCTCCACTCCTTCTTGACGTGCAGGAAGACGTCGTAGAGCTCGTCCAGCTCCGTCTCTGAGTCCTGTGGTTTGGTGTGAACTGGGATCATCACCAGGTCCTTcagcactacacacacacacacacacacacacacacacacacacacacacacacacacacacacacacacagttattacCTCCTGTTAACGTAGCTGCTGTTCACTACACCCAGATTTAACACTAATTCTAAAAGTTGCATGACACTCGTCTTCTACCTGTACTGAGGCATCTGAATCGCAGGATGTATGGATCTCTGGCGAAAACCTTCTCCTCATTCAGCTGGTCGTCAAACTGATGGGTGCCCACCAAGTCGACCAAGTcatccctacacacacacacacaccacacacacacacacacacacacacacacacacgcacacacacacacacacacaaaccaaagttaatttaaagtttatggTTGTATTTTGAGCATTTAACTTACTGAGTGTAAAATGGAACTGGTTCTAATAACAGATTAACAAGACCTTGAATCAAAGCCAACAACAGTGAAGTGTGAGCTTGAAATATGCGTcttgttcattttaataaacagaCCCAAGTTTAATACAATTACAGGAAAAATGAAGCCGATGCAATTAAACCATGAGTTTGAATGTCTAAATGATAAATCCACTcactcagtgttgtgtttatgttttagcATCATACTCAGAATATATGACAGTTGATCACTTTCCTGCAGCAATAACTcacaaacattgttttcttATGATTCCGACTGAAACACGGAGGCACAAATGTTGAGTGTTTGACGCTGAAAAGGCTTCAGGTGTTGGACCGACACGAACACGCTCTGCTCTATCATCAGTTTCAGTAAACCTAAGACCAACAGAAAGTCTCATGCTTCTGTAtcgtgtgtgtttccatgtacAAAGAGCAGCATCTCTTCAGACGCTGTTAGTTCTACAGGCTCGTACATCATTTCAGTCTGAGCTGTGTCGGCTGCAGCTGAACTCTCACCTGTACAGGAACATGAACTGCTCCTTGTAGCGTGTTCGACCCAGACGACTGCTGATCTTCAGAGTGTAGTGATGCTTCCTGTTGTGTCtgcacagacggacagacggacggaaggacagacggacagacggacagacggacagacggacagacggacagacagaaaAGGGACATGTGTTGATGTGTTAATTTCATTTGCTCCTAAATCACTTTAATTAAAGAGAGTTGGATCAGACTAAATGTCGTGGAGCAGCATCACACCTGCTTAACttcaacatgtttgtatttgtaagtTCTGCATTGTCGAGTAGCCTGAgcataataatgatgataatgatgataataataataacaataatagtaatagtgATGATAATGCTGCACTGACTTGTTGAGTGCATCCAGGAAGGTTTTGACAGACTCTCCGCTGATGTCCACCACTTCCAGAATCACAATGATGTCATATCGAGACACgatctgagggagagagagagagagagagagagagagagagagagagagagagagagagagactgactcAGTGTGACATCAAATCTTATAACATCAGTAATGTAAGATTCattattcagttttttacaGTTGAACTAATTAGTTTTGAAACAGTGattggaaaaaaacattcttggAAATATACCAATTGATGAATCCAGATAATAATCATCAGGTTAAGAAGTAATGCAAACACtcagtt encodes the following:
- the LOC118105264 gene encoding deoxyribonuclease-1; amino-acid sequence: MKVASFNIQKFGKNKVSDPDVLKILTKIVSRYDIIVILEVVDISGESVKTFLDALNKHNRKHHYTLKISSRLGRTRYKEQFMFLYRDDLVDLVGTHQFDDQLNEEKVFARDPYILRFRCLSTVLKDLVMIPVHTKPQDSETELDELYDVFLHVKKEWSTDNVMILGDFNADGSYVSKRAMKGIRIRNDKNFHWLIGDDVDTTASTGNDHSYDRIVVYGDDMLQAIVPNSAKPFNFQKAYGLSDEQALKVSDHYPVEVELKSVNKIDDKDGVKPQWPVESVPVGLVPLDEDLLELKRGNLLLEREKLQLEIQILRQKMAQMNSGDYV